The segment GTAACAGCAATTATTTTACAGTTGAAATCTTTCACAATCTGGTAACCAAGTTCAATCTCACTCCAAACAGGTATTCCTTTTTTGGCTGCTTTTTTTAATATTGAAATGTTTGTTTGAACGCCAGGACTAATAATTATTAAATCGGAATTAAGAACTTTCGCAGTATGTCCACCCGATTCAAATTCATAATCTTTTAAAAATTGTGTATCAATCCCTGTGAATGCGGTGACAGATTCATTTTGCGGTTTAATTTCTGAAAGAAAAGGTATTGCTCCTAATTTTTTTAATTTAATTGCGGCTGAGATACCGCTGCAAGCCATACCCAGAATTGCAACTCTCTTATCTTTGAAATTCATGTCATGCCTAAGGCAGATCCTTCGGATTATCTTAATTTTAATGTAATAAGTCCTAAAGCAGTCAAAAACATTGCAATAATCCAAAACCGTATAACAATTTTCTCCTCTGACCAACCTTTTAATTCAAAATGGTGATGAATTGGCGCACATAAAAAGACTCTTTTCCCTTTACCAGTTTTAATTCGTGTCCGCCTGAAATATAATCTCTGAATTAAAGAAGAAACTGCTTCAACAACAAACACGGCACTAATGATAAGAAAGAATATTTCTTCTTTAATCAGAATTGCAAGTACTGCAAGTATTCCTCCCATAGAGAGTGCGCCAGTGTCACCCATAAAAATTGAGGCAGGTTTTATATTAAACCAGAGAAATCCTAAAATTGTACCTATAATCGCGGAGGCAAAAATTGTGAGTTCACCTGCTTCTTTTATAAATTCAATTCTCAAATACTTTGCAACAACAAAATTACCTTTAACATAACACATAACACCTAATCCAAAGGCAGCCAACGCGATACACCCGGCAGCCAGACCATCCAAACCATCAGTTAAGTTTACTGCATTTGAGTAAAATGTAATAAATAATGCAACAAACGGAATAAAAAATATTCCTAATGAAAAAGATGTATTTTTCAAAAACGGTATGTTTATCTGAGTAATTGTATTTGTTTTTTCATAACCAAGATATAAAATAAATGCAATAATTAATCCTAAAACAATCTGACCTGATATTTTATATTTTTCTATTAAGCCTTCTTCTGCATGTTGTACATTTTTTAGATAATCATCCCAAAACCCTAAACCTCCCAGCCATAATGTCACTAATATGGCTATTAAAACATAGGGATTTGTTAAATTGTTCCAAAGAAGTGTAGAAAGAATCAAGCCCAAGCCAATAATAATTCCACCCATTGTCGGAGTTCCTTTTTTCGCCTTATGAGAATCTGGTAAATAATTACTAATAGATTCAGTTATCTGGTACTTACGCAATGCTTTTATGATTTTAGGACCAAAAATAAAGCATATTAAGATTGCTGTCAGAAAGGCACCGACTGCACGAAATGTAATATATTGAAACACATTAAAAATTGTATGATACTTAACAAGAGGATATAATATATGATAAAACATTAGTCAACCAACCTTTCTACAATTTTTTCCATCTCTAAAGCTCGGGAACCTTTAACTAAAATAGCAGATTGTTTGGGGAAATGAAAATTTCCGTCATTTCCAACAAATTCATCAATTGAATTATAATGATTGCTGCTATTAAATTTTTTTGATAATTTACCAATTGAAATAACCCTATCTAATTTCATCTTTTTTAATAAATCTCCAATTTGTTTATGGAACTCAATACTTTTGTCTCCCAATTCTAACATATCGCCTAAGATAGCAAATTTATAGAGCTTATTTGTATTAACCAAATAATTTAGTGCAGCACGCATTGAAACAGGATTTGCATTGTAACAATCAGCAATAATCATCCAATCATTAATCTTATTGTGAAGGATTTCCATTCTTAAATTAATCTCTGGTTTTTGTAATAATCCCTCCTGAATTTCTTTGTGAGTTAAACCAAATTCTTTTCCAAGAATAATTGCAGGAATAGCATTAAATATATTGTGTTTGCCACTGTTAAATATAAAATAGCTTTCGTCATTTAATTTGAATAAAAGTTTCTCATTTTCTAAATCTATTGAAGAAAGTTCAAAATCATTATTGCCTATTCCATAAGAAATGTAATTTTCACAACCCTTATATTCTTGAAGAAATTTTATATCTCCATTAAAAATTTTTAAACCTTGTTTTGACGAATATTTGAAAATATCAAATTTTTCTTTGAAGACACCTTCAATGTCTTGAAAAAATTCCAGATGCGATTCTCCTATGCTTGTAATAATTGAGATATTTGGTTCGCAAATTTGTGTTAGATGTTTAATCTCACCAAAGTGATTAGTACCAAGTTCCAATATTGAAATCTCATGAGAATCATTCATATCAAAAATTGTTAAAGGTAACCCAACAACAGTATTGAAGTTCCCTTTTGTCTTATGAACATTATATTTTATTGATAACACATTTGCTATAAACTCTTTTGTTAATGTCTTACCTACAGACCCGGTAATTCCAACAACAGGTAATTCAAATTGTTTTTTATAACATTTTGCCAATTTACCCAATGCCATTAAAGTATTATCAACATATATTAATTTTTTATCCTTTTTGATGTTCGGAGGTGTATATTCCACAACTGCAATCTGTGCACCATTCTTTAAAGCTTCATATACGAAGTTATGACCATCATAATTTTCCCCTTTAAGAGCAAAAAAAATTGAATTTATATTTTTTAAATCCCTTTCGTTTATTTTCCTGCTATCAGTAAAAATTCTGTTAACTAATATATCTGCTTTATTTCCAGTTTTTCCATTTATGACTGTGACAGTTTTTTTAACACTTATCTCTTTCATGAATTTAGAGTCCTATTCCGCTTTTTTATCAAACCGTGAAAAATATGTAAATATAATATTTTTTAGGCATTAAAAAACAACATTCTTTTATTATATAGACTTTTAAAAGAATTGCTTAGTCAAGTTAATCGCAAGCTTTCTAAAAATTTTGCACAAGATTTTCTTTAAATTTATCCTCAGCAATAATCATTATTGGAAATTTTTCCAGCATAGATGTCCCCGGTTTGGGGAACTGATTAGTTACAAATTCTCCATTTCCAAAAATAGTATAAGAGAGATTTTTCCCTGACAAAAATTTTCTTAGTTCTGAAACCTGTAAGCCAATACAATCAGGCACTAAAACATAATCTTGATTAACTTGATTAATAACATTAATTAAATTAGAATTGGAAAGGACGGTAATTTCCTCAACGATTTTCTTAAAAGTAGGCGCTGCACAAATGCTGCCGAACCGATGGTCATAATCTGGTTCATCAAAAATTATTAGCATTACAATTTGTGGGTCTTCAACAGGAAAGAATCCAACAAAACTTGAAACATATTTATTTTCGTCATAACCAATCCCATCAATTTTTTTCTTCTCAGCTGTTCCAGTTTTTCCTGCAATATTTACAAAATCTAATTTAGCATTAATTCCAAAGCCATCATCTACAACGGTTTTAAGAAATGTTTTCAATGTATCCAAAGCATTAGTATTGGAAATTTGTTTTATAATTTTTTTTTTGGATTCAAATAAAACATCCCCTTCATTATTGACAATCTTTTTAATTATTTGCGGCTGAAAAAGATTTCCACCATTTGCTAAAGCGCCATAGGCAAAAACTAATTGTATGGCAGTCACAGAAATTTCCTGTCCGAATGAAAGTGAATGAATGGAATATTTTGACCACTCTGATGGCTTATGAAGAATGCCCGCGATTTCTCCATTTAGTGTAATTCCTGTTTTGTTCCCAAAACCCAGTTCTATTATCCTATTATATAAATTGGCTTTAGTCAACTTATCCACTATTCGTGTTATACCAACATTACTTGAATGAACAATCACATCTTTAAATGTTAATTCTTTATATGGCTTTACATCAGAAATGACTCTTCTGCCGACCTTGCGTGTACGACAATCAATAATATCTGTGGACTTGAACAAACCTTTTTCAATAGCTAATAGAGCGGTTATAGGTTTTAATGTTGAGCCTGGTTCAAACAACCAATTAATCGGAAATATTGGCATAGAATGTTTAGTTCTTATAGAAACATTCAAATTCTCTGATGAGATTCCACTCATTGCGAGAATGTCACCATTTTTCGGTGAAATTATGATACCGATTGCATTCTTCGCATTATAATCTTTTAAACCTTCTTTTAAATTTCTTTCCAAAATTGATTGTATATGTGCATCAATAGACAGATAAACTGAACTGCCTTTAATAGGCTTTTGAGTATCCATATTAGTGAAATGATAATGCCAACCTGTACCATATTGGATAACTTCAGCCCATCCATCAATACCAGTTAGCTCTTTATCAAAAGTTCCTTCAACGCCACATAGACCACTTCCATTTGCATAATAGCCTATCAAGGCGCCAGCCAAATCCCCCAATGGATATACTCTTACTGACGGTTGTTTATAGCAATTTATTCCATTGATATTACTTTTATTTAATTCAGATAATATATTATTCTTATTAATAACATCTATATTTGTTGAAAGCTCAAATCCATTTGGATACTTATAAGCAAAATTCTTAATTCTCTTTTCATAAATACCTGGTGACTTATCTGTGTATCGGGCTATTATTTCAGAAATTGTTTTATATATTATCTGTTTTTCATCCGCCAGCTCCGAGACGGAGTCCCGACAAATCGGGGACTGGCGGACAGAATCAGTAAAACTCCAATGAGTAATTGCTGGACAAAGTTCAAGTTTAAATACTTTCTTATTTTCAACAAAAGGTATGCCATTACGGTCATAGATAATTCCACGTTCGGCTGGAATCACTATTTTTTTGTTTTTGTAACGATAATATTTGTTAAAGTAATTGTATGTATCTAAAATTTGAATAGAGTAAAGCCTGTATATAATTAATAAAAAAATGCTAACAAAAATAACTTTTATAATAAAGATACGACCTTTACAAGTTAGCATTTTTAATAAACCTACTTTGTATTATGTATACAAAAATTTTGGAACCACTCAATTTACTTATTTGAATCTATTAANNNNNNNNNNNNNNNNNNNNNNNNNNNNNNNNNNNNNNNNNNNNNNNNNNNNNNNNNNNNNNNNNNNNNNNNNNNNNNNNNNNNNNNNNNNNNNNNNNNNTTTTCCAATACCTATCTTCCCCATATTCATGTATAACTCTTGCTAATTCAGTTTTGGGATAAAAGTTTACTACTTCATAGGCAGAAATATTTCCATTTTGATTCATCCGCATATCTAATCTTGCATTTTGGGAAAAACTAAATCCTCTATTATTTGTGATAATCTGATGTGAGGATATACCTAAATCAAATAGTATTCCATCAATACTATCTATACGGTTTAATGCTAATGCGGAAGATAAATAGGAAAAATTTTTATTAACAAATATAATTCTGTTCTCCTCTACAATTGGACGAATTAGTTTTAGTTTAGCATATTCAATAGCATCTTTATCTGCATCAAATGCAATAACAGTAATATCGTTTGCCGACTCAAACATAGCTGATAGATGTCCTCCACCACCAAGAGTTGCATCTACATAAATTCCTTTATTCTTAATTTTCAGGAAATCTATCGCTTCTTTTCTAAAAACTGGAGTATGAAAATTATTCATCATAATATATGGTCATTCCTTTGAAGTATCATATCGTATTCTTTATCAATTTCAGCAAGATACTTCTTAAAATTGTCAGGATTCCATAACGAGAAATAACTTCCCTCGCCTAAAATCATGGCTTTGTCAGTAATGTTTGCAATATCTAACAAATTTTTGGGTAGAAGAATACGGCCTGGTCCTTCAACAGTAAGTAATGTCGCATAAATTCTAAATTTCTTTAACAAATCCTTCTCTTCGTCAGTTCCTTTTTCTAACTTTGACTCTAAATCCTTCCAGTTAT is part of the Candidatus Cloacimonadota bacterium genome and harbors:
- the mraY gene encoding phospho-N-acetylmuramoyl-pentapeptide-transferase, yielding MFYHILYPLVKYHTIFNVFQYITFRAVGAFLTAILICFIFGPKIIKALRKYQITESISNYLPDSHKAKKGTPTMGGIIIGLGLILSTLLWNNLTNPYVLIAILVTLWLGGLGFWDDYLKNVQHAEEGLIEKYKISGQIVLGLIIAFILYLGYEKTNTITQINIPFLKNTSFSLGIFFIPFVALFITFYSNAVNLTDGLDGLAAGCIALAAFGLGVMCYVKGNFVVAKYLRIEFIKEAGELTIFASAIIGTILGFLWFNIKPASIFMGDTGALSMGGILAVLAILIKEEIFFLIISAVFVVEAVSSLIQRLYFRRTRIKTGKGKRVFLCAPIHHHFELKGWSEEKIVIRFWIIAMFLTALGLITLKLR
- the murF gene encoding UDP-N-acetylmuramoyl-tripeptide--D-alanyl-D-alanine ligase yields the protein MKEISVKKTVTVINGKTGNKADILVNRIFTDSRKINERDLKNINSIFFALKGENYDGHNFVYEALKNGAQIAVVEYTPPNIKKDKKLIYVDNTLMALGKLAKCYKKQFELPVVGITGSVGKTLTKEFIANVLSIKYNVHKTKGNFNTVVGLPLTIFDMNDSHEISILELGTNHFGEIKHLTQICEPNISIITSIGESHLEFFQDIEGVFKEKFDIFKYSSKQGLKIFNGDIKFLQEYKGCENYISYGIGNNDFELSSIDLENEKLLFKLNDESYFIFNSGKHNIFNAIPAIILGKEFGLTHKEIQEGLLQKPEINLRMEILHNKINDWMIIADCYNANPVSMRAALNYLVNTNKLYKFAILGDMLELGDKSIEFHKQIGDLLKKMKLDRVISIGKLSKKFNSSNHYNSIDEFVGNDGNFHFPKQSAILVKGSRALEMEKIVERLVD
- a CDS encoding penicillin-binding transpeptidase domain-containing protein, with amino-acid sequence MIPAERGIIYDRNGIPFVENKKVFKLELCPAITHWSFTDSVRQSPICRDSVSELADEKQIIYKTISEIIARYTDKSPGIYEKRIKNFAYKYPNGFELSTNIDVINKNNILSELNKSNINGINCYKQPSVRVYPLGDLAGALIGYYANGSGLCGVEGTFDKELTGIDGWAEVIQYGTGWHYHFTNMDTQKPIKGSSVYLSIDAHIQSILERNLKEGLKDYNAKNAIGIIISPKNGDILAMSGISSENLNVSIRTKHSMPIFPINWLFEPGSTLKPITALLAIEKGLFKSTDIIDCRTRKVGRRVISDVKPYKELTFKDVIVHSSNVGITRIVDKLTKANLYNRIIELGFGNKTGITLNGEIAGILHKPSEWSKYSIHSLSFGQEISVTAIQLVFAYGALANGGNLFQPQIIKKIVNNEGDVLFESKKKIIKQISNTNALDTLKTFLKTVVDDGFGINAKLDFVNIAGKTGTAEKKKIDGIGYDENKYVSSFVGFFPVEDPQIVMLIIFDEPDYDHRFGSICAAPTFKKIVEEITVLSNSNLINVINQVNQDYVLVPDCIGLQVSELRKFLSGKNLSYTIFGNGEFVTNQFPKPGTSMLEKFPIMIIAEDKFKENLVQNF
- the rsmH gene encoding 16S rRNA (cytosine(1402)-N(4))-methyltransferase RsmH, with translation MMNNFHTPVFRKEAIDFLKIKNKGIYVDATLGGGGHLSAMFESANDITVIAFDADKDAIEYAKLKLIRPIVEENRIIFVNKNFSYLSSALALNRIDSIDGILFDLGISSHQIITNNRGFSFSQNARLDMRMNQNGNISAYEVVNFYPKTELARVIHEYGEDRYWK